In Ischnura elegans chromosome 6, ioIscEleg1.1, whole genome shotgun sequence, one genomic interval encodes:
- the LOC124160375 gene encoding interleukin-1 receptor-associated kinase 1-binding protein 1 homolog: MSASNVRHEGISTLDLSGKQIAKVEGYSEVLVDADIIEFEILVQMTKSSVEEVNISVSKRIDYVLYVVKSFNVKDEGTIRVRQMLCKDGSNFRLIKEVFIVCPDLKTYEEISNKLTEKLNGLVRISSARQRYSSTCLQQAREKAALLSVENAYRKASQMARVSGQEVAMALYLEEIECRQEDNLRGVNEFSGDVHRKLTCKLISRVFAIYELVNFLEQ, encoded by the exons ATGAGTGCAAGTAATGTAAGACACGAAGGTATTTCAACCCTAGATTTGAGCGGCAAACAAATTGCAAAAGTAGAGGGATATTCAGAGGTACTTGTTGACGCTGACATAATAGAATTTGAAATATTAGTGCAGATGACTAAGTCGTCTGTAGAAGAAGTAAACATCAGTGTGTCCAAAAGAATTGACTACGTTCTGTACGTAGTTAAATCCTTCAACGTTAAG GATGAGGGCACCATCAGAGTGCGACAGATGCTTTGTAAAGATGGAAGCAATTTTCGTCTAATCAAAGAGGTATTCATAGTTTGTCCTGATTTGAAGACTTATGAGGAAATATCGAATAAGCTAACCGAAAAGTTGAATGGCTTAGTCAGAATAAGTTCTGCGAGGCAAAGGTACTCCTCAACTTGTTTGCAACAAGCAAG GGAAAAAGCAGCTCTCCTCTCGGTGGAGAACGCTTACAGGAAGGCTTCTCAAATGGCTCGGGTTTCAGGACAAGAGGTTGCCATGGCCTTGTACTTGGAAGAAATTGAATGCAGACAGGAAGACAACTTACGAGGTGTGAATGAATTCAGTGGAGATGTGCATCGTAAGCTCACCTGTAAATTAATCAGCCGAGTTTTTGCCATATATGAACTGGTTAATTTCCTTGAACAATGA
- the LOC124161292 gene encoding cystatin-B-like yields the protein MIVGGVGPTQAATPEVKEYVAFVRREVEEKAGRSFSEFEAKTFISQVVAGINYFVKVHIGSGEFLHLRLYKHFAKDVTLHSIQEGKTEADEISYF from the exons ATGATTGTCGGTGGTGTTGGACCCACGCAGGCTGCAACGCCTGAAGTGAAAGAATATGTGGCGTTTGTCAGACGTGAAGTAGAAGAGAAGGCCGGACGATCTTTCAGTGAATTCGAGGCGAAGACCTTCATTAGCCAGGTTGTTGCTGGGATTAATTATTTTGTGAAG GTCCACATTGGTAGTGGAGAATTCCTTCATCTTCGGCTCTATAAGCATTTTGCCAAAGATGTTACTCTTCACAGTATCCAGGAAGGGAAGACTGAGGCTGATGAGATTTCATACTTTTAA